ACACCTAGAATACTAATATTCTTGTTTTGCAAGAAACATAACATATTAATATACCATGGTAACATCTCAAAATTGCTTTGCGAACAATCAAATCATCATACCACAAAATCAATGAAACTAAAATACACGAAGATAAAGATGGGAAAGATCAATAACATGTGCAGTATGCCTATCTTCTTTGCAAGGACAGGACCATGACTGAGTACTTGCCCTTCTCCCTTTCCAGATACTCTGCTACCTTGCTTGCATATTCTTTGAAGAGGGCATCAAGAATGGATTCACCGAAGTGGCTTACAAAAAGAGTTTCCATCACAGCCCTTATGCACTTTGCGACATTCACCCCACTCTGGATGTTATCTTGCACATTGTCATCTTCGGAGTCGTCATAAGGATCCCAGTTTGACTCAAATAGTTTAATTTCATTGATGTCAAACAGCCCAGTCTGCTTGATAGCTGCCTTCACTTCATCAATGGACGCCCCAAAGATTGGTAGATTGAAGGAGTTCAGTTTATCTTCCTCCACGAGGTCCTTTTACAAGATATATATACATTAAAGTGAGCTTAGTTCCAATATTAACTCTTCTTTCATCAAAATAAAGCAACCATAGATTTTACTGAAAATAAAGCAACCATTTTTACTGAACTGATTTATAATCGTTTGCATTCTACTCCAAGAATAGTAGTCATACAAATTTTTACATACTGCATACTACTATATTTTTGCATTATAACATATGTACCTTCTCAACAAGAGACTGAAGAGATTGTGCGAGTAGTTCGCAAAGATAGTTCAAATTGCCACTGTATAGATCCTCTTCCTTCCTCCCAAGAAAAGTCAGAACCATTTGCCCGCCAACCACTAGTTCATCATACCGCAGCTCAAGGAATAAGATCAAGTCCTTCTGAAATTGCTCTTGGTACAATTTCACCACAGACAGTGGTGTGGCCTTTGCAATGTAAATGTTTCTCTTGTTGCCGTCTAACCCATCAGGAAGCTGAATGGCATACAGTGCCAATCTTCTTAGCACATTGATGATCAAGAAAGAATATGTACTCCCTcaatcccaaattgtaggttattttgatatttctagattcataacttttactatgtatctagatataattgtatatttaggtgcatagcaaactttatgaatctagaaatgtcaaaacgacctataatttgaaacggagggagtataaaacACTAAATTACTCAGCCTGAATTGTACCTGAGAACGCCAATGGAGGCTATAGGATGAGTGAAAGAGATGAACGCTTTGGGAAGGGAAAAGCCTAGTGTAGTAGGACCCGGATAGCCCAGcaatatggaatggaagccgTCTTTCTCCCTTGTGACATGCTGTAACTGAGCTCTTGAACCGTTCAGCTGATCGGAACACATGGCTGAAGTCGTTGCCCGGCAGATCATTGAGGAAGAATTGGATCTCCGGCACATTATGGCTGCTACTGGCTTTGATCACCTCCGAGAGGAAGATGAGTGTGTTGTCACCCGGACCGCAGCCTAGGTCACAAACCACCAGATTTGGAGGGAGGAGAGCAGAGCAAACTTGTCTCACAGCCTCCTCGAGCACTGATTTAGTCTCGAACAAAGCTTTTTGCTAGGACATACAGACGGAAAAATAGAAAGGTAAGATGGAGAGTACTTTTTATCACGCATGTTTGCTAAGAGAGAAATAGGGAATTCCAGGTACAAACTTGAAGTCTGGAGTTAGTGGTGTAGCTGGTTTCTTCATCTCCTTCCACCATATGGAAGTCACGCTCCATGCTCATGATATGCCTTCCACCAATGGGTTCATCACGTTGTGGAAACTGGAGGGCACCATGACCCTTCCATATATATGTATTGGAGTACTCCTTCCGACCCGAATTATAGTtcgttttagattttctagatacatagatattattatacaatTAGATATAAAGTATATTTAAGtccataacaaaatctataatTTTAAagaagtcaaaacaacctatgaTTTAGAACAGGAAGTacatgattaaaaaaataactttCCATATATAGGAATGAAGACATGCATGGTGCACCTGCCTACTTTCAGATCAATCGCGGAATCGCCAGATAGGAGCTCAGCTCAGTAATAAAGAATGTACTAAACGATTCCACGATCTGACGATACACCCTCACCGAAATCCAGGGTGCTGTCCGGATCTTATCTCCTGGCACCTACGTTTAATTTGATGGTTTTTGTCAGGCATATAGAACTGCGTACCTCGCAGCGATCTGAAAATTTGTCAAAGATCACGAGTTTTAGCCCGATGGCGTCTTACAAGTTGCACAGGCCCATTTAGCCATGTCGGCCGAACCGTGCAGACCACTTCATTTTTGTATTTTATAACGAGGCGTTGTCCAGCTTGCATAATGTAATGGTTCTGTAAGAACATGACCTCATTAGGCTATTGTTTGTAATTTTGGTAGTCATTGAGACTAATGGCTTATCTAGCATATATCTTGTAGGTTTTTTAGGTTCTaagtatgcaaaccaaaccaaagCAAGGGCCAAATCATGATATTCAAGTgatccaaatgatggtatttTCTGTATCCAAATGgtggtattcaagtgaccaagctacggtatctaggattattctatgatATTCAAGTGTCCAAATGATAGAGTGTTGGTATTACTTAACGTTAagaataaatctgcaagcgcacggatataccattgtaggATTTTACCCGGAGAGTATTAAAggtatcgttattt
Above is a genomic segment from Setaria viridis chromosome 4, Setaria_viridis_v4.0, whole genome shotgun sequence containing:
- the LOC117854221 gene encoding anthranilate O-methyltransferase 1, which codes for MSMERDFHMVEGDEETSYTTNSRLQQKALFETKSVLEEAVRQVCSALLPPNLVVCDLGCGPGDNTLIFLSEVIKASSSHNVPEIQFFLNDLPGNDFSHVFRSAERFKSSVTACHKGERRLPFHIAGLSGSYYTRLFPSQSVHLFHSSYSLHWRSQLPDGLDGNKRNIYIAKATPLSVVKLYQEQFQKDLILFLELRYDELVVGGQMVLTFLGRKEEDLYSGNLNYLCELLAQSLQSLVEKDLVEEDKLNSFNLPIFGASIDEVKAAIKQTGLFDINEIKLFESNWDPYDDSEDDNVQDNIQSGVNVAKCIRAVMETLFVSHFGESILDALFKEYASKVAEYLEREKGKYSVMVLSLQRR